From a single Papaver somniferum cultivar HN1 unplaced genomic scaffold, ASM357369v1 unplaced-scaffold_19, whole genome shotgun sequence genomic region:
- the LOC113338801 gene encoding sedoheptulose-1,7-bisphosphatase, chloroplastic-like gives METTGIMCSSGRGCFVPEASAVSAQRSLAVLPPPSISRSFKPFKSSSIFGESLRTVAKSSAKLLKTKASSSPVTKCELGDSLEEFLAKATPDKNLIRVMMCMGEAIRTIAFKVRTASCGGTACVNSFGDEQLAVDMLADKLLFDALTHSHFCKYACSEEVPELQDMGGPTEGGFSVAFDPLDGSSIVDTNFTVGTIFGVWPGDKLTGVTGRDQVAAAMGIYGPRTTYVIAIKGFPGTHEFLLLDEGKWQHVKETTEINEGKMFSPGNLRATFDNANYDKLVNYYVREKYTLRYTGGMVPDVNQIIVKEKGVFTNVISPTSKAKLRLLFEVAPLGLLVENAGGYSSDGYISVLDKEITALDERTQVAYGSKNEIIRFEETMYGKSRLAGTPVGATA, from the exons ATGGAAACCACAGGAATCATGTGTAGCTCTGGCCGTGGATGTTTCGTGCCCGAAGCATCCGCCGTATCAGCTCAGCGTTCACTTGCTGTTTTGCCTCCACCTTCTATTTCAAGATCATTCAAG CCATTTAAATCAAGTTCTATCTTTGGTGAATCTTTACGTACCGTGGCTAAATCATCTGCAAAGCTTTTGAAGACCAAGGCCTCCTCTTCACCTGTCACGAAATGTGAACTCGGAGATAGTTTG GAAGAATTCTTGGCAAAAGCAACACCTGACAAGAATTTGATTAGAGTGATGATGTGCATGGGAGAAGCCATCAGAACTATTGCCTTCAAAGTCAGAACCGCCTCTTGTGGTGGAACAGCCTGTGTGAATTCATTTGGTGATGAACAACTCGCAGTTGATATGCTCGCAGACAAGTTGCTTTTTGAT GCCTTGACTCATTCTCACTTCTGCAAATACGCTTGCTCTGAGGAAGTTCCTGAGCTTCAGGATATGGGAGGCCCAACTGaag GAGGATTCAGTGTTGCTTTTGATCCCCTTGACGGCTCTAGCATTGTGGACACCAATTTCACAGTAGGTACCATCTTTGGAGTTTGGCCTGGAGATAAGCTAACAGGTGTTACTGGAAGAGATCAAGTTGCAGCTGCTATGGGTATCTATGGTCCCCGAACAACTTATGTTATTGCCATCAAAGGTTTCCCAGGGACCCATGAATTCCTTCTTCTAGACGAAG GTAAATGGCAACATGTCAAAGAAACCACAGAAATCAATGAAGGAAAAATGTTCTCCCCCGGAAATTTGAGAGCCACATTTGACAATGCTAACTATGATAAG CTTGTCAATTACTATGTTAGAGAGAAGTACACATTGCGGTACACCGGAGGAATGGTTCCTGACGTTAACCAG ATTATTGTGAAAGAGAAGGGTGTATTTACAAATGTGATATCCCCAACTTCAAAAGCCAAGTTGAGGTTACTATTCGAGGTAGCTCCATTGGGTCTATTAGTCGAAAATGCTGGTGGATACAGTAGTGATGGATACATATCAGTTCTAGACAAGGAGATTACTGCTCTTGATGAAAGAACCCAAGTTGCTTACGGATCAAAGAATGAGATTATTCGGTTCGAAGAAACAATGTATGGAAAATCTAGACTGGCTGGTACCCCTGTTGGAGCTACTGCTTAA